Proteins co-encoded in one Methanophagales archaeon genomic window:
- a CDS encoding DUF72 domain-containing protein gives MGVCGFPRSHSVIFANFKLVEVQATFYKPVLKSTAERWRRAAPEDFEFTLKAWQLITHEPRSPTYRKAKLKIDASKVSRYGLFRPTKEVFEAWSATEEIRRALDSRIVVFQSPASFVESAEHIKNMHDFFHSIEIDRGDTIMVWEPRGEWKRSTISTICEELNLVHCVDPFADQPVSGTDFGYLRLHGSPPGRRMYHYSYTEADLQFLYERCRYFSQVYILFNNYTMFDDALKFKAMTMIKRRE, from the coding sequence GTGGGTGTTTGCGGTTTTCCGAGGTCTCATAGTGTTATTTTCGCGAATTTTAAGCTTGTAGAAGTACAGGCAACATTTTACAAGCCTGTACTCAAATCCACAGCAGAGCGGTGGCGCAGAGCTGCACCGGAAGATTTCGAATTCACGTTGAAGGCATGGCAACTGATTACCCACGAACCACGCAGCCCCACCTATCGTAAGGCGAAGCTGAAGATAGATGCGAGTAAAGTCTCCAGATATGGACTATTCAGACCTACAAAAGAGGTCTTTGAGGCATGGTCAGCAACAGAAGAGATAAGAAGAGCTCTGGACTCCAGGATCGTGGTATTCCAATCACCCGCAAGCTTTGTGGAGAGTGCCGAGCACATAAAGAACATGCACGACTTCTTCCACTCGATAGAGATAGACCGCGGTGATACAATAATGGTATGGGAACCGCGGGGCGAATGGAAGAGGAGCACAATAAGTACGATCTGTGAAGAACTGAACCTCGTGCATTGCGTAGACCCGTTCGCAGATCAGCCTGTGAGTGGTACCGATTTCGGCTATCTCAGGCTTCACGGCTCACCACCGGGAAGAAGGATGTATCATTACTCCTACACAGAGGCTGACTTGCAATTCCTGTACGAGCGATGCAGGTACTTCTCTCAGGTCTATATCCTCTTCAATAACTACACGATGTTCGATGATGCACTGAAATTCAAAGCAATGACAATGATAAAACGCCGGGAATAG
- a CDS encoding AAA family ATPase — translation MDEVENALKSMESYTILLKGAPGTGKTTYAITLLEQLCQEDTKGVYISTRIDPAVLYRQFPGLESRVPPRNIIDATQSEFSEAEFQVLYEDTMGFLRAVYSLVAEEDVTILIIDSWDAVSFQIGKENQEGTEKLENSMLDIARKTKTRLLLITEYSGDRKLDYLVDGIVRLDKEEIEGRTVRRLFIDKLRGFLVPHTSYPFTLEAGRFTRFVTPATELGSGRHRLIKRNDKDSYSTGIKDLDMIIGGYPKGSFVLLEIADDCISQSYRPVLFHTIANFMLNDLGVIYMPEEGSYSSSVKQLLTDYLDADILAKNLRMPTISEKESEDPSLFKVDTLSSILEAYLQNHLEVYEELKKPVLHVMGLSMLDIHTGEEIRRMLSEIVSWVRTKDDLLIGILRPSAKLKNEIREMADIHLRFIPISGTINLYGIKPYTILYNISPLSSNAGGEYHQLKLTPFL, via the coding sequence ATGGATGAAGTAGAAAATGCATTGAAATCAATGGAGAGCTATACAATCCTGCTCAAAGGTGCACCGGGTACTGGCAAGACCACCTATGCCATTACTTTACTCGAACAATTGTGCCAGGAAGATACCAAAGGGGTCTACATCTCCACCAGAATAGACCCGGCAGTGCTATACAGGCAGTTCCCTGGCTTAGAGAGCCGCGTACCACCCAGGAACATCATTGATGCCACACAGTCAGAATTCTCGGAAGCGGAATTCCAGGTACTCTATGAAGACACCATGGGCTTCTTAAGGGCTGTTTACAGTCTCGTGGCTGAGGAGGATGTTACTATTCTGATAATAGACAGCTGGGATGCTGTCTCCTTTCAGATAGGAAAGGAGAACCAGGAGGGTACCGAAAAGCTGGAGAACTCTATGCTTGACATCGCACGAAAGACAAAAACTCGACTCCTCCTCATCACTGAATATTCCGGTGATAGGAAACTGGATTATCTCGTTGACGGCATTGTGAGATTGGATAAGGAGGAGATAGAGGGAAGAACAGTGAGGAGGTTGTTTATAGACAAGCTGAGAGGGTTTCTGGTACCCCATACCAGCTATCCATTTACTCTTGAAGCCGGGAGATTCACTCGCTTCGTTACCCCTGCCACCGAGCTGGGCAGTGGCAGACACAGGTTAATAAAAAGAAATGACAAAGATAGCTATTCCACAGGGATAAAAGATTTGGATATGATAATAGGAGGTTATCCCAAGGGCAGCTTTGTCCTTCTTGAGATCGCTGATGATTGTATAAGTCAGAGTTACCGACCGGTTCTCTTCCACACCATCGCCAATTTCATGCTGAACGACCTCGGGGTTATATATATGCCAGAGGAGGGTTCTTACTCATCTTCTGTGAAACAACTTCTCACGGATTATCTCGATGCGGATATACTGGCTAAGAACCTGCGCATGCCAACCATCTCAGAGAAGGAAAGTGAAGACCCTTCTCTATTCAAGGTTGATACCCTGAGCAGCATCTTGGAAGCATATTTGCAAAACCATCTTGAGGTCTATGAAGAGCTGAAGAAGCCTGTATTGCATGTTATGGGGCTATCAATGCTGGATATACATACAGGAGAGGAGATTAGAAGGATGCTATCCGAGATAGTATCCTGGGTGAGAACGAAAGACGATCTTCTGATAGGTATTTTGAGACCATCGGCAAAGTTGAAGAACGAGATACGCGAGATGGCAGATATCCATCTCCGCTTTATACCAATTTCAGGTACGATCAATCTCTACGGAATTAAGCCCTATACAATCCTTTATAACATCTCCCCACTATCTTCTAATGCTGGCGGAGAATATCACCAGCTAAAGCTCACACCATTCCTGTGA
- the pyrB gene encoding aspartate carbamoyltransferase, translated as MFPTGHIISIRDFSKREIDFVLSKAKELESYAMGTQSDLLAGKILANLFYEPSTRTRLSFEAAMKRLGGEVINMYSPEASSAAKGENLADTIRTVSSYCDVIALRHPQEGASRMAASFSSVPVINAGDGAGQHPTQTLLDLYTIMREGLLDNLRIAIIGDLKYGRTVHSLTYALSLYRAKLYLVSPPALRIPDEIKSDLEESGAEIFECEDIAEVIREVNVLYVTRIQKERFPDPAEYSKVAGTYRITTKLIAENENVMIMHPLPRVDEIDVEVDRTKNARYFLQAFYGVPVRMAILSILLGR; from the coding sequence ATGTTTCCCACAGGGCATATTATCTCAATACGCGACTTCTCAAAGCGGGAGATAGATTTTGTATTGAGCAAGGCAAAGGAGCTGGAATCATACGCAATGGGCACACAAAGCGATTTATTAGCAGGGAAGATACTCGCGAACCTGTTCTACGAACCGAGCACGAGAACCAGACTATCGTTCGAAGCGGCAATGAAGCGGTTAGGGGGCGAGGTGATAAATATGTACTCACCAGAGGCGAGTTCGGCTGCTAAAGGTGAGAACCTCGCTGATACAATAAGAACCGTCTCCAGCTACTGCGACGTTATAGCGCTGAGGCATCCGCAGGAGGGTGCATCGCGAATGGCTGCTTCCTTCTCTTCTGTACCTGTAATAAACGCAGGTGACGGCGCCGGGCAGCATCCAACGCAGACTCTACTCGATTTATACACGATCATGCGTGAAGGACTGCTCGATAATCTCAGAATTGCTATTATAGGCGATCTGAAGTATGGCAGAACGGTGCATTCACTCACTTATGCACTATCTTTATACCGGGCAAAGCTCTATCTGGTATCTCCGCCTGCATTGAGGATACCTGATGAGATAAAATCTGACCTGGAGGAGTCAGGAGCTGAGATATTTGAATGCGAGGATATAGCAGAAGTGATAAGAGAGGTAAATGTCCTGTATGTAACGAGGATACAGAAAGAGAGATTTCCCGATCCTGCGGAGTACAGTAAAGTTGCAGGCACCTATCGTATAACAACCAAGCTTATAGCAGAGAATGAGAATGTGATGATTATGCATCCATTGCCCCGGGTGGATGAGATAGATGTAGAGGTGGACCGTACAAAAAACGCAAGATATTTCCTTCAGGCTTTCTATGGTGTACCTGTGAGGATGGCCATTCTATCTATATTGCTGGGGCGATGA
- a CDS encoding response regulator — translation MSREEEEHVNLGIMSRTIRILHVDDEPADLEITRILIKREAKRDFEIVGVLSAKEALKRLETEHFDAIIADYKMPEMDGIELLEAVRGSEDVYAHVPFILFTGKGGPEVAKEALEKGADRYITKGGNTAAKQCHELAKAVVELVQEKR, via the coding sequence ATGAGTAGAGAAGAGGAGGAACATGTTAACTTGGGTATTATGTCCAGGACGATCCGGATATTACATGTAGATGATGAACCTGCGGACTTGGAGATAACGAGGATACTTATAAAACGAGAAGCGAAGAGGGATTTTGAGATTGTAGGTGTACTTTCAGCGAAGGAGGCACTTAAGAGGCTGGAGACCGAGCATTTTGACGCCATCATTGCAGATTATAAAATGCCGGAGATGGATGGTATAGAATTGTTAGAAGCAGTGAGGGGGAGTGAGGATGTGTATGCACATGTACCTTTTATCCTGTTTACAGGGAAGGGGGGACCAGAAGTAGCGAAGGAGGCACTTGAGAAAGGTGCAGATAGGTATATCACAAAGGGAGGGAATACTGCAGCGAAGCAGTGCCATGAACTGGCAAAGGCAGTGGTGGAATTGGTGCAGGAGAAGCGATAA
- the hisI gene encoding phosphoribosyl-AMP cyclohydrolase, whose amino-acid sequence MKEEVDIDMDKGLIHAIAQDYETGEVLMLAHMNEEALRLTIETGKAHYWSRSRNKLWRKGEISGNEQLIKEILIDCDGDSVLLKVKQIGGACHTGYRSCFYRRINGEIVGEKVFDPEKKYGKRDSDSDSNSVEVEKDS is encoded by the coding sequence ATGAAAGAAGAAGTAGATATAGATATGGACAAGGGCTTGATACATGCAATAGCACAGGATTATGAGACAGGAGAGGTGCTAATGCTCGCACACATGAATGAAGAGGCGTTGAGACTCACCATTGAGACAGGGAAAGCGCATTACTGGAGCAGAAGCAGGAATAAGCTCTGGCGTAAGGGTGAAATCTCAGGTAATGAACAGTTGATAAAGGAGATACTCATTGACTGCGATGGCGATTCGGTGCTCCTGAAGGTGAAGCAGATAGGTGGTGCGTGTCATACCGGGTACCGCTCTTGCTTTTACCGCAGGATAAACGGAGAGATAGTAGGAGAGAAGGTATTCGACCCTGAGAAGAAATATGGTAAGAGAGATAGTGATAGTGATAGCAATAGTGTAGAGGTTGAAAAGGACTCCTGA
- the albA gene encoding DNA-binding protein Alba: MPEDNVIYIGNKPVMSYVLAVVTQFNNGFDEVVIKARGRAISRAVDTAEVVKNKFMPGIEIKDIKIGTESIVGEGGDKANVSSMEITMKAKA; this comes from the coding sequence ATGCCAGAAGACAACGTTATATATATCGGAAACAAGCCCGTGATGAGCTATGTCCTGGCAGTAGTAACGCAGTTCAACAATGGATTCGACGAAGTGGTGATAAAAGCGCGGGGGAGAGCGATCTCGAGAGCCGTGGATACCGCAGAAGTAGTTAAGAACAAGTTCATGCCAGGCATAGAGATAAAGGACATAAAGATAGGAACAGAGTCGATAGTGGGCGAAGGAGGAGACAAAGCGAACGTTTCCTCGATGGAAATAACAATGAAGGCGAAGGCGTGA
- a CDS encoding protein translocase SEC61 complex subunit gamma — MEIKIEEISKKINEYLRILKLARRPKRDEFFKVSKIAGAAILLIGTIGFSIYILMVIIPKGL, encoded by the coding sequence ATGGAAATCAAGATAGAAGAGATATCAAAGAAGATAAATGAGTATCTGAGGATATTGAAGCTGGCGAGGAGACCGAAGAGGGATGAATTCTTTAAGGTCTCTAAGATAGCAGGTGCAGCCATACTACTGATTGGCACCATTGGATTCTCCATCTATATATTAATGGTCATCATACCAAAGGGGCTTTGA
- a CDS encoding serine hydroxymethyltransferase, whose product MHEIEEIMEAVEQHQELYKNALPLIASENVTSEKVRILLASDLSHRYAEGEVGARFYQGCKYIDAIEGSAIRWARELFRAEHVNVKPVSGVNANIATLFALTSPGDRMMALSVPDGGHISHSAYSVPGLRGLKLERIPFDPKEMNIDIDQMERAIRETKPKLILLGASLFLFPHPIQEMLVAADEVDATLVYDASHVLGLIAGNKFQDPLGEGADVVTSSTHKTFPGPQGALILCKEALSDRIDKAVFPGTVSNHHLHHIAGLAVTLQEMIHFGEAYAAQIQSNAKALAQALYEAGFNVLCEHKGFTESHQIAIDVRDLGGGDRVAKRLEEAYIITNKNMLPFDNEPDKPSGIRLGVQELTRTGMKESEMIEIASLIRRLLIEEEPVIKVKNDVKALKNNFLNVHYSFDGGPAYRNPALR is encoded by the coding sequence ATGCATGAGATAGAAGAGATAATGGAAGCGGTGGAGCAGCATCAGGAACTTTACAAGAACGCTCTACCACTGATAGCGAGCGAGAATGTAACGAGTGAGAAGGTGAGGATTCTCCTTGCCTCTGATCTGTCACACCGGTATGCAGAGGGAGAGGTTGGAGCTAGGTTTTACCAGGGCTGCAAGTACATCGATGCGATAGAGGGGAGCGCTATAAGGTGGGCAAGAGAGCTCTTCAGGGCAGAGCATGTAAACGTGAAACCTGTTTCGGGTGTCAATGCGAATATAGCCACGTTGTTTGCTCTTACTTCACCTGGAGATAGAATGATGGCGCTATCGGTCCCTGATGGTGGACATATAAGTCATTCTGCGTATTCTGTACCGGGACTGAGAGGTTTAAAGCTGGAGCGAATACCGTTCGATCCGAAGGAGATGAATATAGATATAGACCAGATGGAGAGAGCCATAAGAGAGACAAAGCCGAAGCTGATATTGCTTGGGGCAAGTCTATTCCTCTTTCCACACCCGATTCAGGAGATGCTTGTAGCTGCAGATGAGGTTGATGCCACTCTGGTCTATGATGCATCGCATGTATTGGGACTCATAGCAGGTAATAAATTCCAGGACCCATTGGGTGAGGGCGCTGATGTTGTCACAAGCAGCACGCACAAGACTTTCCCGGGACCCCAGGGTGCCCTGATATTATGTAAAGAGGCGCTGAGCGATAGGATAGACAAAGCGGTCTTTCCTGGAACTGTGAGCAATCATCATCTGCATCACATTGCTGGTCTGGCAGTGACACTGCAGGAGATGATACATTTCGGTGAAGCCTATGCAGCCCAGATACAATCAAATGCGAAAGCACTGGCTCAGGCATTATACGAAGCGGGTTTCAATGTCCTGTGTGAACATAAGGGATTCACCGAGTCACATCAGATTGCTATTGATGTTCGCGATCTGGGTGGCGGAGACAGGGTAGCGAAGCGGCTGGAAGAGGCATATATAATTACCAATAAGAACATGCTACCGTTTGATAATGAGCCTGATAAACCCTCAGGGATTAGACTCGGAGTACAGGAGCTCACAAGAACAGGGATGAAGGAATCGGAGATGATAGAGATAGCATCGCTTATAAGGAGGCTGTTAATAGAGGAGGAACCAGTGATAAAAGTGAAGAACGATGTCAAGGCATTGAAAAACAATTTCCTGAACGTCCATTATTCCTTTGATGGTGGACCTGCATATCGCAATCCCGCATTGAGATAA
- the ftsZ gene encoding cell division protein FtsZ produces MNQIGGNEVITEGEGVEILENRDLESILERSRTIIKVIGCGGSGTNTIQRMTEEGVFGAELFALNTDAQHLLYSKVEKKLLIGRKTTHGLGAGSIPRLGEEAAKENEADIRAIVEDADLVFVTCGLGGGTGTGSAPVVAQAAKDAGALTIGVVTLPFSAEGNIRRENTDIGLEKLRESTDTLIVIPNDKLLEVVPRLPLNDAFRVADEVLMRAVKGITELITKPGLVNLDFADVRTVMKDGGMAMIGFGESDGQNKAIESVRKALSSPLLEVEVSGAKSALINVTGGDDMTVEEAEGALQEVYKMMNPETRIIWGVQLSPELKNTMRTLLVVTGVKSEQIYARKERKREKYGIEIVV; encoded by the coding sequence ATGAACCAAATTGGTGGCAACGAAGTGATCACAGAAGGAGAAGGTGTAGAGATACTTGAGAATAGAGACCTTGAGTCAATACTGGAAAGGTCAAGGACGATCATCAAAGTGATAGGTTGTGGTGGTAGTGGTACCAATACGATACAGAGGATGACGGAAGAAGGCGTTTTTGGCGCTGAGCTATTTGCTTTGAACACAGATGCGCAGCATTTGCTATATTCAAAGGTGGAGAAGAAGTTATTGATAGGACGAAAGACTACACATGGGTTGGGCGCCGGCAGTATTCCGCGATTGGGGGAAGAGGCGGCGAAGGAGAACGAAGCGGATATTAGAGCAATCGTTGAAGATGCCGACCTGGTATTCGTAACCTGCGGATTGGGTGGTGGCACAGGTACGGGCTCCGCACCCGTGGTGGCGCAGGCAGCAAAAGATGCCGGTGCTCTCACTATCGGTGTTGTCACACTACCGTTCAGTGCGGAAGGTAACATAAGGAGGGAGAACACAGATATTGGACTGGAGAAGCTACGAGAAAGCACCGATACCTTAATCGTGATACCGAATGACAAGTTACTGGAAGTGGTTCCAAGGTTACCACTTAACGATGCTTTCCGTGTCGCAGATGAAGTATTGATGCGCGCAGTGAAGGGGATTACAGAGTTGATAACCAAGCCCGGGCTTGTAAACCTTGACTTCGCTGATGTGAGAACAGTGATGAAAGACGGCGGTATGGCGATGATTGGGTTTGGCGAGTCAGATGGTCAGAATAAGGCGATAGAATCGGTGAGAAAAGCTTTAAGCTCACCCCTACTCGAGGTCGAGGTCTCGGGTGCCAAATCGGCATTGATAAATGTGACTGGTGGTGACGACATGACGGTCGAGGAGGCAGAAGGAGCGCTTCAGGAGGTGTATAAGATGATGAATCCGGAGACACGGATAATCTGGGGTGTTCAGCTCAGTCCTGAGCTGAAGAATACAATGCGGACCTTGCTTGTGGTCACAGGTGTGAAATCAGAGCAGATATATGCGCGTAAGGAGCGAAAGAGGGAGAAATATGGTATCGAGATAGTGGTGTAG
- the radA gene encoding DNA repair and recombination protein RadA translates to MWRVELEDLPGVGPAIAEKLREAGLNSLEAIAVTSPAELVATVEIGEATAAKIINAAREAADIGGFETGDKILERRESIGKLTTGSKALDALLGGGLETRAMTEFYGEFGSGKTQIAHQLVVNVQLAPEEGGLSGSAIMIDTENTFRPERIKDMAEGVGLDFTEVLKNIHVARAYNSNHQILLVDKAQELADELKETEKPVRLLIIDSATAHFRSEYVGRGTLSERQQKINKHLHDALRFGDLNNAVVMITNQVQVRPDAFFGDPTRPIGGHIVGHTATFRIYLRKSKGEKRIARLVDSPNLPEAEAVFSVTKSGIRD, encoded by the coding sequence GTGTGGAGAGTGGAGCTGGAAGATTTACCCGGTGTTGGTCCTGCGATAGCTGAGAAGCTACGTGAGGCTGGTTTAAATTCTCTGGAAGCAATTGCAGTGACGTCACCTGCGGAGTTAGTAGCCACTGTGGAGATAGGGGAGGCAACAGCAGCGAAGATAATAAATGCAGCACGTGAAGCTGCGGATATCGGTGGGTTTGAGACCGGGGACAAGATATTAGAGAGGCGAGAGAGCATTGGCAAGTTGACCACAGGCTCTAAAGCTCTGGATGCATTACTGGGTGGTGGGCTTGAGACGCGCGCTATGACCGAGTTCTATGGCGAATTTGGAAGCGGGAAGACACAGATAGCACATCAACTCGTTGTAAATGTCCAGTTAGCGCCAGAGGAAGGGGGTTTAAGCGGTTCCGCCATCATGATTGATACCGAGAATACCTTCAGACCGGAAAGGATAAAGGATATGGCAGAAGGTGTTGGGCTTGATTTCACAGAGGTATTAAAGAATATACATGTTGCTCGTGCTTATAACTCAAATCATCAGATACTACTCGTGGATAAGGCGCAAGAGCTCGCAGATGAATTGAAAGAGACTGAAAAGCCAGTTCGATTATTGATAATCGATTCCGCGACCGCGCATTTCAGGAGTGAATATGTGGGCAGAGGAACGCTCTCTGAGCGTCAGCAGAAGATAAATAAGCATCTCCATGACGCTCTCAGGTTTGGAGACCTGAACAATGCGGTGGTGATGATAACGAACCAGGTGCAGGTGAGACCCGACGCCTTCTTCGGCGATCCTACGAGACCTATCGGTGGACATATCGTTGGGCATACCGCCACTTTCAGGATATATCTCCGTAAATCCAAAGGGGAGAAGCGAATAGCGCGTCTGGTTGACTCGCCCAATCTGCCAGAGGCGGAAGCGGTCTTCTCAGTTACTAAATCAGGAATACGGGATTGA
- a CDS encoding transcription elongation factor Spt5, which translates to MIYALKTTVNQEQAVANLIVVMIKDMDKREHGIKSILVPDELKGYVLIEAAHPDVIEQIIQNIPHAKGLIRGDMKLEEVEHFLTPKPSVTGIMEGSIIEIVAGPFKGEKARVKKVDEAHEELTIELFEAMVPIPVTVRGDSVRVLSKEEKED; encoded by the coding sequence ATGATTTACGCATTGAAGACAACGGTAAACCAGGAACAGGCAGTTGCGAATCTTATAGTGGTGATGATAAAGGACATGGATAAGAGAGAGCATGGTATAAAGTCCATTCTCGTACCTGACGAGTTGAAAGGATATGTACTGATAGAAGCAGCCCACCCTGATGTGATTGAGCAGATAATACAGAATATCCCTCATGCCAAGGGACTGATCAGAGGTGATATGAAACTGGAAGAGGTCGAGCATTTCCTCACACCAAAACCCTCTGTAACCGGGATAATGGAGGGCAGCATAATAGAGATAGTAGCGGGTCCTTTTAAAGGCGAGAAGGCGCGGGTGAAGAAGGTGGACGAAGCACATGAGGAACTCACAATCGAACTCTTCGAGGCAATGGTCCCGATTCCAGTCACTGTTAGGGGCGACAGCGTGAGGGTGCTGAGTAAAGAGGAGAAAGAGGACTAA
- the aglJ gene encoding S-layer glycoprotein N-glycosyltransferase AglJ — protein MKDVCILIPTLNEEETIGEVISAFRRQSFDNILIIDGNSTDSTREIAKRAGARVVIQQGKGKGAAVRQAFELIDSDIIVMIDGDGTYLPTEVQRLIEPIERGEAEHVIGNRFAYGGAFAILHRMGNWILNRIFSIGYGLELQDILSGYRAFTKEAVEKMTLRKEGFEIEAEMTVESVKRGIKLKEVPISYRKRRGKSKLNFFRDGMRITYTLYVLARTHNPAFYFGIIGSVFIFIGVISGIYVVYEWFKGITRVLLTVFTSLMIISGVQFLIFGLLGDLLVTLQRETLEALKEREGKRG, from the coding sequence ATGAAAGATGTCTGCATCCTGATACCAACATTGAACGAGGAGGAGACGATAGGAGAAGTGATAAGCGCATTCAGGCGTCAGAGCTTTGACAATATCCTCATTATTGATGGTAACAGCACAGATTCAACACGGGAGATAGCAAAGCGGGCTGGTGCAAGGGTGGTGATACAGCAGGGTAAGGGCAAAGGTGCGGCGGTCAGGCAGGCTTTTGAACTTATAGACAGCGATATAATCGTGATGATTGACGGTGATGGTACATACTTACCCACGGAAGTGCAACGATTGATTGAACCAATAGAGAGGGGTGAAGCAGAACACGTTATCGGGAACCGATTTGCTTATGGTGGTGCATTTGCAATACTCCATCGCATGGGAAATTGGATCTTGAACAGGATATTCAGTATCGGTTACGGGCTTGAATTGCAGGATATCCTATCGGGCTATCGCGCGTTTACAAAGGAAGCGGTAGAGAAGATGACACTGAGGAAGGAGGGTTTTGAGATAGAAGCGGAGATGACAGTAGAGTCGGTGAAGAGGGGCATAAAATTGAAAGAAGTCCCTATTAGCTACCGTAAGCGGAGAGGTAAGTCAAAACTCAACTTCTTTCGCGATGGTATGCGGATAACTTATACGCTGTATGTACTTGCGAGAACGCATAACCCCGCGTTCTACTTCGGTATCATTGGCTCTGTATTCATCTTCATCGGTGTCATATCCGGTATCTACGTCGTATATGAGTGGTTTAAAGGGATAACACGCGTACTTCTAACTGTATTTACCTCCCTGATGATTATCTCAGGGGTACAATTTCTTATATTTGGACTCCTTGGTGATTTGTTGGTAACCTTGCAGAGGGAGACGCTGGAAGCACTGAAAGAGCGAGAAGGTAAGAGGGGATAG
- the larC gene encoding nickel pincer cofactor biosynthesis protein LarC: MKALIFEPFSGASGDMVISSLLDLGVNESEIADGIAAFNLRMEVEEVEKRGIVAKKVRFIGGLDGAELRSYPEIVRTIRDSGLDNEIINNSLRIFELIADAEARVHGEDKQHLIFHELGAMDTIGDLIGSSIAFSSIHPDIVICTPISVGSGYVKTEHGLMPVPAPATLEILRRTSLLFQGGLSHSELLTPTGAAILGHFVHRSVSSLPPLSITETGYGAGSRDLSVPNVLRASLGEPAMDLATDVVGVLETNVDNVTGELLGNLIEVLMAEGAKDVTIMPALMKKGRAGHVIRVITVPEDVQRMAYLIMKETGTLGVREMTVRRRYIASREKVEMKVKIRGIERGVAVKIGRSADGEVLNIAAEFEDAKRVASELKMPLKDVIKIVEGEARKNLFL, translated from the coding sequence ATGAAGGCATTGATATTCGAGCCCTTCTCTGGCGCTTCCGGCGATATGGTCATTAGTAGTCTCCTTGATTTGGGTGTTAATGAGTCAGAGATTGCAGATGGGATTGCAGCATTCAATCTCAGGATGGAGGTAGAGGAAGTGGAGAAGAGGGGGATTGTGGCTAAGAAGGTGCGGTTTATAGGGGGCTTGGATGGTGCAGAACTGCGCTCATATCCTGAGATTGTCCGCACAATACGAGATAGCGGGCTGGACAATGAGATAATAAACAATTCTTTGCGCATATTCGAGCTGATAGCAGATGCTGAGGCGAGGGTGCATGGAGAAGACAAACAGCACCTGATATTCCATGAACTCGGCGCTATGGATACAATCGGAGACCTTATAGGGAGCAGTATCGCATTCTCAAGTATCCACCCAGATATTGTGATATGTACCCCTATATCTGTGGGTAGTGGCTATGTAAAGACCGAGCATGGTCTCATGCCAGTGCCTGCACCTGCAACATTGGAGATACTGCGAAGAACGTCTTTACTCTTTCAGGGGGGTCTTTCTCATTCTGAACTGCTCACACCCACCGGTGCGGCGATACTGGGGCATTTCGTTCATCGCTCTGTCTCTTCTCTACCACCCCTAAGCATTACCGAAACAGGATATGGTGCCGGCTCAAGAGACTTGTCGGTGCCTAATGTCCTTCGAGCGAGCCTGGGCGAGCCTGCCATGGATCTCGCAACAGATGTAGTGGGTGTGCTCGAGACCAATGTTGACAACGTTACAGGTGAGCTCCTGGGTAACCTGATAGAGGTCCTCATGGCTGAGGGCGCGAAGGATGTAACAATCATGCCTGCGTTGATGAAGAAAGGACGCGCTGGGCATGTCATCAGAGTGATTACGGTACCAGAGGACGTGCAGCGGATGGCATATCTGATCATGAAGGAGACCGGCACGTTGGGTGTCAGGGAGATGACGGTTCGAAGGAGGTACATTGCCAGTCGCGAGAAGGTGGAGATGAAAGTGAAGATAAGAGGTATAGAACGGGGAGTGGCGGTGAAAATAGGACGGAGCGCAGACGGCGAAGTGCTGAACATAGCCGCTGAGTTCGAGGATGCTAAGCGTGTAGCGAGTGAGCTGAAGATGCCGCTGAAGGACGTTATTAAGATTGTAGAGGGGGAAGCACGTAAGAATCTTTTTCTTTAA